The genomic region CTTGTCGGCCTCGGCTACCTCTTTTTCACCGGCATGCGCCTGCGTGAAGGACGTAAGCGCCGCTTTCGCTGCTTCGTATTTGGCGGTCGCGGCTTGATGCGCCGCGCTGTCGACGCCGAGCATCCGGGTCTCGTCGTAGATGGCGTTGTTGAGGATCTTGTGCTGGGCGCTGAGGTCTTCGATGGTCTTGGCGTCGAGCGCGGCCTGGGCGCTCTGCTCGCCCGCGACGGTGGTGGCGTCCTTCATCGCCGCCGAAAGGCTTGCTTCCGCTACCGTCGCCCGGTCTTTCGCGTCGGCAAGGGCGTCCGACACACGCATGTTCTCTTCTTGCGCCTGCGTTTCGAGCTTATCTTGGTCGATTTCGTCGGTTAGAACCGGCGGCGTGTAGCCGGAGCCCGAACTTGGGGCTTTAGTGCCGAGCGTCGGATTGAAGCTGGTGTTAAGGTTATCGACGGCGGCGATGTGCTGCTTGATCGCCGCGGTAATCTCGTTCTCGGCCGTCTTGTAGGCTTTGCCGTAGTCGGTCGCGGCCTGCTGGAACTTTTTTAGCGCGCTAGCCGGATCGTTCTTGCTCAGCCAGTTCTGATCGGCGAGCGATTTGTTTAGTTCTTCGTTGACGTGCCCGATATCGACAAGATCGACGGCGTCGTGAAAGGCCGTGATATCGTGAATCGCAATGCCGACCGTATGCGAGATCGTCTGGAACACGTCGACGACCGCGCTACCCATGTCTTCGGCTGCCGGGATGATGCCGATGAGCTCCGTGGAGAGCTGCACGATATACGGGAGCAGCCGCGAGCCCAGTTCCTCGCCGGTCGCCGCGAGCGCCGCGTGCAGACGCGCCTGCGCCATCTGCGCGCTATCGGTATCCTTGAGCTGATCCTGGTAATCGTCGTGGAGAACCTTGAGCACTTGGTCGAGCGTGTCGTGATCCTGGATCATCGTCTTGATCCGCGGATCGAGCTGCGCAAGCGCCATGCCGCGGCCAGCCTCGGCCTCAGTGATATCGTGCGTCGCTTCGGCTAAGCTGATGTGTTTAGCGATCGCGACCTCTTCAGCGACCGCGAGAATCTTCTCCGAGTCGCTGACGGCCTTCGTTCCGCTCTCGACGCCGGCAAGCGACGTAACGAGTGAGTTGAGCGCCGACGCCATCTCGTTTTCGGTGAAACCCGACGCCATCGACTCGCTATCGATGAACTCTTTGATTTGGCCAGAGAGCGCAGACCAATCGCCGCCCTGAGCGCGGATCGACGCGCCCATCGAGGACATTTCCGATTGGAGATCCTCGGCGTCTTTGACGCCCTGCTTGAAGAAGTCAAAGACCGCCATGCCGGCAGCGAGTACGGCGAAGAATGCGACCAGTTCGGGAGCGACCGCGGTCATGCTGCCCAGCGCGCCGACGAGAGCGCCGACGCGGCCGGCAGCCTCGCCGCCCTCGACTCCCAGCGCCGAGAACATGCGCGCCGCGTTGCCGCCGACTTCGTTTAGGTCAGAGAGTTCGTTTTTAGCGGCCTTCGCGGAGCCGCCGAGAACGGCCGCGGCACCGCTTGCAGCGCCAGCCTTATCGGCCACCTGCGACATTCCGGACGCTATGGAGGACCCCGCCGACGCACCGCTTGCGCCAACGGCCTTCAGCTCGGCCTCGATCGCCTCGATCTTCGCCTGAACGTCAGCAAGTACGGCCGTTGCGCCCGCATCGGTCGCGGTAATCGTTACTTGGAGATTTTGCTGATCGTCGGCCATCTTATTTTCGCTTTATCGCGCCAGCCGCGCAGAGAATGTCGATAAACGTCTCGCGCTGCTCTTGGGCTTGCAGGCGCGCTCGGTCTCGAATGCGCTCGCGGCCGCGTTCAGCCCAGAGTTGCGCCTGGGCGTACGTGAGGCCGTAAACGGTGTCCGGTGTCCATCCGTAGGCATCGAAAAGGGCAGCCATCAGGTGGCTTACGTCTGCGCTGCCCCCGCCGCGTTTTTTGGAGCGCCCGCTGCCTCGCGCTCGGCCTTGCGCGCTTCCAACCAGCGGTCGAACCAGCGCCCAACGAACTGCGCGCCGATCGCGACGATATCGTTTCGTTTGAGCTGCACGAGATCGGTCGGCAGCGCGATTCGCTTCGTCTGATCGCGATCGCCTGGATCCACGACGTAGGCCGCCTTGAGCAAGATGCGATCCAGAAAGCGCCGCACGTTTGAGGTCGCCACGGCAATGTCGATAAACGGCAGATTCTCTTGCAAGAACATCCGCATCGGATTGATGCGGAGGTCGGATTTGCCGGTAATCTCCGCGACCTCGGTCATAATGAGTTGGATGTAGGCTTCGAAGTCGGCCTCGACGTCACGCTGCAAAATGTCGCCCAGGGTGAAGACCATCGGGACGACGAGCTTGAATGGCAGCGTCGCGACGACGCCATCGACGGAAGTTTGGCGCGTGATCGCAAACTCCAAAACGTCGGGGCGAAGAATCTTGCGGACCTCCTCCGGCGTTTTTTCGGGCTTTTTCTTGGCGGCAGCGGGGTTTTCGAGTTCGGTCGGTTGGCCGTCGCCTGCGCCTCTGGCACCGGCTTTACGACGGAGCGCTTCGCTAGGCATAAGTCTCCTTACAAAAACGAATGCGCCGGCTACAGTACAGCTGGCGCATTCGAAGCGATCGCGGTTTCACGTGGAACCGCTGAGAAGTTAGAACGATGCGCCGCTAGCGGCGTTACAGAGCAGCACCGAACAATCATCGCCCGCGCCGTTGGTCGACTCGGAATTCTCGAACTGCACCGTCTGCTTGAGATAGTCGCCGACCTTGCGCGTTACGGGCGCCGTCTTGGGCTTGGCGTTGGGGAAGGTGAACGTCATGCTGTACGGCAGCGCGGTATTGACGTTATCGACTGAATCCACCGTCACGACGATCGGCGCCGGTACGACGTCGCCTTGCGGCCCGGTCGAACTGGGCGCGCCCCAGAAGTTCTGCAGCATCGTGTCGGTTTCGAATGCCAGGTCGAGCCCGAGCGAAACCTTGGTCTGCGTCTCGGGAAGCTGCGCCCTATACCGGCCATTGCCGTACTTCGGGTAATCGGTAATCAGGCCGAGGTCGATATCGATCGTGATGGCCTGCACCGACGAATCGATCGCGATACCGTTCATCGTCACGGCGTTACCCGGGGTCGTGAATACCAGTCCGCGCAACACCGAATAGCTCGGCGAGGTCGGCGAGCTGACGTTGGCTTCGCCCTGGTACTCGACGGTGACCATCGCTTCGATGATCGCCTTGGGTGTGATCTTGAAGCTGAGCTTGGAGATTTTGCAGCCGAAGGAGTTCTTGGACGAAATGACGTCGTTGAGTTGGGCCGTGAACGAGTGCCGCGGCGAGGCGAGCGTGAAGTTGTGATCGTACGCGAGCACGACCGAGGCGTTCACGACGTCCACGCCTGAAGCGTGCGCCGTGGTGAAATAGGCGAAGAACTGCGTGGCCGTGATGGCGCGCACGACAACCGTCTCGCCCGAATCAATCGTGAGCGACTGACCCTTGACGATATTGGTCATCGCTGCCGGAGTTGCCCAGTTGTTGCCGACACCCACGCCGACGGACAGCGTCGTCGTGACCGCTTCGGCGTCGGGATTGCTCGCGTCGGCTCCGATGGATTCGGCGCCAAAGGCGAGCAAGAGGAGCGCGCCGATCGTGTCGGGATCGACCTCGACTTGCATTTGGCCTTTACCGGTGAACATGCCGGTGAGTTGCTCGGTCTGGCCAATACGCTTTCGCGCGCCGGGACGCTCGAGCAGCTCGTTGGTTCCGTCGTAGCCTTCGCTGCTCGGAATCAAAAAGACGGTCGGCGAGACGGCGGTGCCGTAGACGGTTTCCTTGCCGATGCCGAGGGTTACGAGCTCGGCAGAGGGCGCCTGACCGAAAAGCTGGAGGTCGAAATCACGCGGGCCGTATAGCCGGCGCTCGCCACGTGCACGTGCGGCGCGATCGGGAAGATGAAGGCTCACTTGGCAGATCCTCCGGGCGCGGCGGTATCCGCCGGTTTATCGGGTGGTGGCGCGGCTTGCACCGGCGCGGCTTTGGCGGCGATCGCTTGCGCGCGCTTGATGACGTCGGGGGCGTCTTTGCCGTAGCGCAGCGTGTCGCGGAAGTAGGGAATACGGTCGGGGTGCGCGCCCAGCCAGCACGACGGACACAAACGCTTGCCGTCGGCGTTGACGAACGGAATCGTTTGGTCGCGCTCGTAGTCAAACGCGTGCTCGGCAAGCGCTTCGGCTCCGCAGTTGGCGCACGAGTAAAGCGGGTTTTTGCCGGTGGACGCGTCGACGAAGTCGGGGCCATGCCGGAAGATCGCCAGTGCCGCGTCGAGTTGGAAAGCCGGCGATGCGCCGTCGCCCCAAACGACCTTTGTGCCTGGCGGAATGTCGCGCTCGTCGCCGGTGTACCACTTTGCAAGCGGGCTGCCGCCGACGATATCGCGCAGCTCGACTTCGACCGCGCCGCGCTTGGGCTGATACCGTATCCTCATGGGCGGCGCTCTTGGCCTCAGGCGCCGACAGAGGGTGCCCCGTGTCCGCTTTTAGGCGACCGTTACCTGGGCCGAACCCTGGGATGACCCGCCCCCGGCGGTCGTCACGGTCAGCGAAACGTTATACGTGCCGCCGGCCGCGTAGGTATAGTCGGGATTCTGATCGGTCGAGGTCCCCGATGAATCGCCGAAGTCCCAGGCCCAGGCCGTGATCTCGCCCAGCGAACCATCCAAGAACGAGCTGTCGCTGAACGCCGCGGCCAAGCCGACCTCGGTGTGCGTGAACATGGCGAGCACGCCGCCGGTATCGGTCAGCGTCGCGATATCGGGTGGCACCGAAACAAGTGATTCGATGGTGAGGTTGCCTTGCATCAGCACGTCGGCATCGCCGGGCAGATCGAACTCGCCCAGCGCCCCGATAACAAGTGTTCCATCGCCGGCACCGCCGACCTCGAGCGAGCCGAAACCTGAGAGTTTGAGCTTGCCGTACACGTGAATCGTGCCGACTGCTGAGATGCCGAAGCTGACCTCGCACGAATCGCCCGAGCCGACGCCGATCTGCACCGTGCCGCCGTCGGCGGTGAGGTACGAGCCGGCGTTGCTCCCGTCGATAAACGGAAAGTCGGGCCCGAGAAAGATTTTGCCGCCGTTGACCGCGCTGACCAGGGCGCCGTTGGTCGCGTCGATCTCCCAGTCTTCCGAACCGGTCGAGTCAATAATGCCGCTGCTGTCGGTTTGCAGGCCGCCAGGTGAGCCGGTATCGACAAAGCCTTGGCCGGTGAGATTGACGTAGCCCGAGCCGCCGGGCGCGGGAACCGTGACCGGTGCGATCTTGATCGAGTAGTGGACCTCGAAGGTGTAGATCGCGGTCGCGATCATATCTTCAGACGTCTTGCCTTCGAGCAGATGGCGCTCCATGGCAGTGATCTGCGACCATTGCGCGATGCCGTTGACGGTAACGTTGCCGCGCAGCAGCGGCGAGATGCCATTGCCGGAGCCGTCGTCCTGATAGGCGCGCAGCAGCGTCATCGCCGTCTCGCCGATATCGTCGATCGTCGGGTCAAAGGGCTGCTGAACCGTTACTACGATCGCCCACGTGGCCGTAAAATCGTGCTTGGCCGAGCCGGAGATCACTTCGTCGTAGCTCAGGCACATGACGCCGACGCTGGGAAAGAGCTTTTGCGTCGGCGGCGCGACGCGCGCTATATGCTGAATGCCGGTCGTGCCGTCGGGATTACTCTGAACCGCTAGCGGTCCGCCGGATTGCGTCGCCGCGACGATGTTTGCGTAGATGGCGTCGTCGATAGCGCTCCAGAGCTCGATATTCGTCGTGTCGCTCACGCTGCCGCTCCATTAATCCAGCGAACGAAGACGTCGCGGATATCGCTCTTTTGTTGGTCAGCGACGAGCAAGAATGGCCTTTTGGGCTGCCCTGGTATCGTCACCGAGCGCCGCACGTATTCGACGCCGCCGCTTGTAAACGCCAGCGCCTTTTTCGACTTGGGATTGATCGTCCACGGGGTGTGACCGGCGTAGATGCCGGTGCCTTCCTGGAACCATTTCGCGTACTGAAGATTGGTGCCGACGCTGACGGCGTTTTGCGCAACCGGCGAGACTTGGATCGAACTCATCATGCGGCCAGAGTCGATTCCGGTATGGCCGCCGCGCTTGTTCGGTAGCCAATCCTGGTCGCCGCCCTGCTCTTTGATGCGCATGACTGCCGCGTCGCGCACGACGATGCCGGCTTGGGTCAGCGGCACCGAAAGGTCGCTCAGGCGCGCTGCTTGCGCCCTCAGCTTCGCGAGGATTTGCTCAGCGTTGGAACTGCCGCCGATCAACGCGGCGTTCTCCGCACGACGAAACATTCGAGCCGGTCATCCCACGGCTGCACGTAGATGACTGCGAACGCCGCGTTGGTGAGAATGTTCGTGACGATCGACCGCGACGCGGCGCCCGACTCGGCCGGCAGCCAAAGCCGCGCGTCGATGTTCACCATAATCGGATTCCCGCTCTTATCGGTCGATGGAACTTGCAGATCGCCGCTGGCCGGAATGATCTCGGCTAAGTACGGGCCGACGCGGTCGAGCTTATCGGTCGTCGGATTGCGATTGTCGACGAAATAGGACGCCTGCTGCGTTCCCGGAACGCGCCTGGGCCAGCGCGACGTCGAGGGCATGCGCGCCATCTAAGATTCCTCGTTTTCGTCGGGCTGCGCCGTGCCCGCTGAGACGACTGTGCAGCGGCAAAGGAGATGATCCGGGGGTGCTTCGATTCCGTCATCAAACTGCGCGCCGAGCGGAACGATCTCACCGTCGAGGTCCGAACACTTGGGACAAGTTCTTTCGTCCTCTGCGGCGATCCACATGATGCGCGCGACGCCCGCTGCCCGGTACGTCTGCATGACGCCAGCGTTCATCGCTCGAGCCGTCTCGGTTCGTGCGACCATCTCGGCCCACGAGTCGTTTGGAATTACGCGCTTCACGTTCCCGTCGTCATCGAGAATGTGCATCCCGTCGTCGAAGCTATCCTGAATCCGCTGCGCGAGCTTTGGGATGCCCTCGCCGGCCGCGATACCGTCCTGGAGCGCCTGACTGATCGCCGCTACCTCACGATCGACGATCTCTTGCGAGAAGGGGATCGTCGCCGCGGCCATCTGGTCCAGCGCGATCGTCGGCGGCAAGTCCCACGTGATTCCAACCTCGGCTTTGGCTGACTCGAGGCCCGCTTGGAAGAGCTCTTCCTGCGCAGCGGCGATCGCCGTGGAGATCTGCTTGGGGTCCATCGACGCGAGTGCTGCGGTAACGGCGGCGATGATTGCCTGACGCTGGTCCTCGGTCAAGACCCCCGCGTCGACTGCGCCGGCGAGCTCGTCGTCGAGCTGACCGACGTCGGCTTCGCGTTTGGCGCTGCGGCGCACGGCGGCCACGACCTTCGATCGCCAAGCGTCGAGAATCGCAAGCAGCTGCAACCGCAGCTTCCGGGTACCGGCAACTTTAATGCGCATCCGCGCTCGCTCGAGCTTTTCGGCGTCGGGATGCAGCTTGTACGGCCGCGGCGTCGCGGCGCCGTCATCTTGGACGGAGT from Candidatus Cybelea sp. harbors:
- a CDS encoding phage tail tube protein, giving the protein MSLHLPDRAARARGERRLYGPRDFDLQLFGQAPSAELVTLGIGKETVYGTAVSPTVFLIPSSEGYDGTNELLERPGARKRIGQTEQLTGMFTGKGQMQVEVDPDTIGALLLLAFGAESIGADASNPDAEAVTTTLSVGVGVGNNWATPAAMTNIVKGQSLTIDSGETVVVRAITATQFFAYFTTAHASGVDVVNASVVLAYDHNFTLASPRHSFTAQLNDVISSKNSFGCKISKLSFKITPKAIIEAMVTVEYQGEANVSSPTSPSYSVLRGLVFTTPGNAVTMNGIAIDSSVQAITIDIDLGLITDYPKYGNGRYRAQLPETQTKVSLGLDLAFETDTMLQNFWGAPSSTGPQGDVVPAPIVVTVDSVDNVNTALPYSMTFTFPNAKPKTAPVTRKVGDYLKQTVQFENSESTNGAGDDCSVLLCNAASGASF
- a CDS encoding PKD domain-containing protein, with amino-acid sequence MSDTTNIELWSAIDDAIYANIVAATQSGGPLAVQSNPDGTTGIQHIARVAPPTQKLFPSVGVMCLSYDEVISGSAKHDFTATWAIVVTVQQPFDPTIDDIGETAMTLLRAYQDDGSGNGISPLLRGNVTVNGIAQWSQITAMERHLLEGKTSEDMIATAIYTFEVHYSIKIAPVTVPAPGGSGYVNLTGQGFVDTGSPGGLQTDSSGIIDSTGSEDWEIDATNGALVSAVNGGKIFLGPDFPFIDGSNAGSYLTADGGTVQIGVGSGDSCEVSFGISAVGTIHVYGKLKLSGFGSLEVGGAGDGTLVIGALGEFDLPGDADVLMQGNLTIESLVSVPPDIATLTDTGGVLAMFTHTEVGLAAAFSDSSFLDGSLGEITAWAWDFGDSSGTSTDQNPDYTYAAGGTYNVSLTVTTAGGGSSQGSAQVTVA
- a CDS encoding phage minor head protein, translating into MDVIVELNGTSLKEARRCAHRMLERTNSVQDDGAATPRPYKLHPDAEKLERARMRIKVAGTRKLRLQLLAILDAWRSKVVAAVRRSAKREADVGQLDDELAGAVDAGVLTEDQRQAIIAAVTAALASMDPKQISTAIAAAQEELFQAGLESAKAEVGITWDLPPTIALDQMAAATIPFSQEIVDREVAAISQALQDGIAAGEGIPKLAQRIQDSFDDGMHILDDDGNVKRVIPNDSWAEMVARTETARAMNAGVMQTYRAAGVARIMWIAAEDERTCPKCSDLDGEIVPLGAQFDDGIEAPPDHLLCRCTVVSAGTAQPDENEES